In Erigeron canadensis isolate Cc75 chromosome 6, C_canadensis_v1, whole genome shotgun sequence, the following are encoded in one genomic region:
- the LOC122602604 gene encoding probable E3 ubiquitin-protein ligase RHG1A — protein sequence MRHRHISNPFTRSGNDQHGNNHTPLTEPPYFPTGRGIAPENGPFVGQMNHMARGGVPEGRANEYVSSSVGMDIQPYVPRPPTEPYSNSSITENRSLVPVGPIYCTNYDVPSMRDVSNGGSHKRKRSDSFYSAGSSSSSSQMPMEKDCHGVPPYRGSLTIRDEDSSRNVRRRYRIDLEPGMTRPLVPSRSQFYHSTHGQHSNLDANCGHWNSAPDYSASSHRRILPSDINGPRHEMNQFHIGGSSSDAGAARHRDSFFSRPPISSLHGPHPPPVREDSVINHSRIAEPSYGNGSRYPHYTHGANSANGLHTPPDSFSSRNSRHYSPRGWRGSYRSGRPRLTVDRFPHALDTSPTESHDGMGHEAIMMVDRAPFYGSSRSFSDQYRDLRLDIDNMSYEELLNLEERIGNVSTGLSEDSISKCLSEQVHCSLDQSNEEVSCPICLEDYKNGDKIGMMEKCKHAYHVDCIKKWLLMKKVCPICKTECSN from the exons atgagacatAGACACATATCCAACCCATTCACAAGATCTGGAAACGACCAACATGGCAACAACCATACGCCGCTGACAGAACCACCTTACTTCCCTACGG GAAGGGGTATTGCTCCAGAGAATGGTCCTTTTGTTGGTCAAATGAATCATATGGCAAGAGGGGGAGTACCTGAAGGCAGGGCAAACGAATATGTTTCATCAAGTGTTGGCATGGATATACAGCCATATGTACCACGCCCTCCTACTGAACCATACTCAAATTCATCAATCACAGAAAATAGATCTCTGGTACCAGTTGGGCCTATTTATTGTACTAACTATGATGTTCCAAGTATGCGTGATGTGAGCAATGGAGGTTCGCATAAACGAAAAAGGTCAGATAGCTTCTATAGTGCTGGAAGTTCATCAAGTTCTTCTCAGATGCCCATGGAAAAAGATTGTCATGGTGTACCTCCGTATAGGGGCAGCCTTACAATTCGTGATGAAGATTCATCTAGGAATGTGAGACGTAGATATAGAATCGATTTGGAACCTGGCATGACAAGACCTCTTGTACCAAGTCGTTCTCAGTTTTACCATTCAACCCATGGTCAACATTCCAATCTAGATGCTAATTGTGGACACTGGAATAGTGCTCCTGATTATTCCGCTTCCTCTCACAGAAGGATCTTGCCTTCAG ATATTAATGGGCCGAGACATGAGATGAATCAGTTCCATATTGGAGGGAGTTCCTCTGATGCTGGTGCCGCCCGCCACCGTGATTCATTTTTCAGCAGACCTCCTATTTCTTCCTTGCATGGTCCCCATCCTCCTCCTGTGAGAGAAGATTCTGTGATCAACCATTCCCGAATAGCCGAGCCTTCATATGGTAATGGCTCAAGGTACCCCCACTATACACATGGTGCTAATTCAGCAAATGGACTGCACACACCACCAGATAGTTTCTCTTCTAGAAATTCAAGGCATTATTCTCCTAGAGGATGGCGCGGTAGTTACAGGAGTGGGAGGCCGAGGTTAACTGTTGACAGATTCCCACATGCTCTTGATACAAGTCCAACAGAATCTCATGATGGAATGGGACATGAG GCCATTATGATGGTAGATCGAGCACCCTTCTATGGTAGTTCCAGAAGCTTCTCAGATCAATATAGAGATTTAAGGCTAGACATCGACAACATGAGTTATGAG GAACTGCTTAATCTCGAGGAAAGGATAGGAAATGTTAGCACGGGCCTGTCCGAAGATAGCATATCCAAGTGTTTGAGCGAACAAGTTCACTGTTCTTTGGACCAAAGCAATGAGGAAGTTTCTTGTCCCATCTGCCTG GAGGATTACAAAAATGGAGATAAGATTGGAATGATGGAAAAATGCAAACATGCTTATCATGTGGATTGCATCAAGAAATGGCTGTTGATGAAGAAAGTGTGCCCAATATGCAAAACCGAATGCTCAAATTAA
- the LOC122605791 gene encoding tetraspanin-6-like yields MTRVSNTLIGFLNLLTLLASIPIIAGGLWMAKSTATCESFLQRPLMVVGFVILLVSLAGFIGACYHVVWALWLYLVVMLFLIIALLAVTVFGFVVVGPGGGIQVPGRAYKEYHLQNYSPWLRKRIEKPNYWMTVRTCILGSKTCAKIVMWTPADYMVQNMSPIQSGCCKPPTSCDYQAPMMTQDPDCYKWSNDPNMLCYECDSCKAGVIEDVRRDWHRLSVLNIIMVMLLIGIYFVGCCAFQNAKRADSYYPYGGESRMFKARPKWNFY; encoded by the exons ATGACAAGAGTTAGTAACACATTAATAGGTTTCTTGAACCTATTGACACTTCTAGCTTCCATCCCAATAATCGCCGGTGGCCTATGGATGGCGAAAAGCACTGCTACGTGTGAGAGCTTCCTCCAACGACCGCTTATGGTGGTAGGATTCGTGATCTTGCTTGTATCGTTGGCTGGTTTTATAGGGGCATGTTATCATGTTGTATGGGCGTTGTGGTTGTATTTGGTGGTAatgttgttcttgatcattgcCTTATTGGCTGTGACGGTTTTTGGGTTCGTGGTGGTGGGCCCAGGGGGCGGCATACAAGTTCCGGGCCGGGCTTATAAGGAGTACCACTTGCAAAACTATTCACCTTGGTTGAGGAAAAGGATTGAGAAGCCTAATTATTGGATGACCGTTAGAACTTGCATTTTGGGGTCTAAGACTTGTGCCAAGATTGTTATGTGGACTCCTGCCGACTATATGGTTCAAAACATGTCTCCTATTCAG tcAGGTTGTTGCAAACCGCCAACTTCGTGCGACTACCAAGCACCAATGATGACACAAGATCCGGACTGCTACAAATGGAGCAACGATCCGAATATGCTATGCTACGAATGTGATTCGTGCAAGGCAGGAGTGATAGAGGACGTGAGACGGGATTGGCATAGACTATCGGTTCTCAACATCATCATGGTCATGCTTCTTATTGGCATATATTTTGTAGGTTGTTGTGCATTCCAAAATGCCAAGAGGGCTGATAGCTACTACCCTTATGGTGGTGAATCTAGAATGTTTAAAGCTCGACCTAAATGGAATTTCTATtag
- the LOC122603223 gene encoding serine carboxypeptidase-like 27 — MASATSLFLLAFCFTFSGLGNCGYLLDQQKDKILQLPGQPPNVDFNQYSGYVTVNQQSGRSLFYWLTESPANRDPESRPLLLWLNGGPGCSSVAFGAAEEIGPLHINADGKTLYKNAYSWNKLANLLFLESPVGVGYSYTNTTSDLYTFGDAKTAEDSYEFLINWFERFPQYKHRDFYIAGESYAGHYVPQLSQIIYKRNTGVKNPVINFKGFMVGNAVTDDYNDYVGTFEYWWTHGLISDSTYKALQAACEGSSSEHPPIECVSALRSAEAEQGNIDPYSIYTKPCTYSSSLKLRGRYPWRRGAYDPCTENYANQYFNLPEVQKAFHANITKLSYPWKTCSDIVGEYWTDSPLSMLPIYKELITAGLRIWVFSGDTDSVVPLTATRYSIDALNLSTIANWYAWYDNDKVAGWSQIYKGLSFVTVTGAGHEVPLHRPRQAFILFRSFLENKAMPGNQNSI; from the exons ATGGCCAGTGCTACTTCATTGTTTTTACTTGCTTTTTGTTTCACATTTTCTGGTCTTGGAAATTGTGGGTATTTATTGGATCAGCAAaaagataagattttgcaaCTTCCTGGGCAGCCACCAAATGTTGATTTTAACCAGTACTCAGGCTATGTTACTGTGAATCAACAATCTGGGAGGTCATTGTTTTATTGGTTGACTGAGTCACCTGCAAACCGTGATCCAGAATCTAGGCCACTTTTGTTATGGCTCAATGGTGGTCCTGGCTGTTCTTCTGTAGCTTTTGGTGCTGCTGAAGAAATTGGTCCTTTGCATATAAATGCTGATGGAAAGACACTTTACAAAAATGCTTATTCTTGGAACAAAT TGGCAAATTTGCTGTTTCTTGAATCACCAGTTGGCGTTGGTTATTCATATACAAACACTACATCAGATTTGTATACTTTTGGTGATGCAAAAACAG CTGAAGATTCATATGAATTTCTTATCAATTGGTTTGAAAGATTCCCTCAATACAAGCATAGAGATTTTTACATTGCTGGAGAGAGTTATGCAG GTCATTATGTTCCTCAATTGTCTCAAATCATTTACAAAAGAAACACAGGGGTGAAGAATCCGGTTATTAACTTCAAGGGATTTATG GTAGGAAATGCTGTTACTGACGATTACAATGATTATGTTGGCACATTCGAGTATTGGTGGACCCACGGATTAATTTCAGATTCTACTTATAAAGCTTTACAAGCAGCATGCGAAGGAAGCTCCTCTGAGCATCCACCTATTGAGTGCGTTAGTGCTTTACGTAGTGCAGAAGCCGAACAGGGAAATATTGATCcgtatagtatatatacaaaGCCTTGCACCTACAGTTCGTCACTAAAGCTTAGAGGACGTTAT CCATGGAGGCGTGGAGCATATGATCCATGTACTGAGAATTATGCAAATCAGTACTTTAATCTTCCTGAAGTTCAAAAGGCGTTTCATGCCAACATAACTAAGCTTTCATATCCATGGAAAACTTGCAG TGATATTGTTGGCGAGTATTGGACAGACTCCCCACTGTCAATGCTTCCCATCTACAAGGAACTCATAACGGCTGGTTTAAGGATTTGGGTATTCAG TGGTGATACGGATTCAGTTGTTCCCCTTACCGCAACAAGATACTCCATTGATGCATTAAATCTTTCCACAATTGCCAATTGGTATGCCTGGTATGATAATGACAAG GTTGCGGGGTGGAGCCAAATATATAAAGGGCTGTCATTTGTGACAGTAACGGGTGCAGGACACGAAGTGCCACTGCATCGTCCAAGACAAGCTTTTATACTTTTCAGATCATTTCTGGAGAATAAGGCAATGCCAGGAAACCAAAATTCCATTTAG